The following coding sequences lie in one Musa acuminata AAA Group cultivar baxijiao chromosome BXJ3-1, Cavendish_Baxijiao_AAA, whole genome shotgun sequence genomic window:
- the LOC135628341 gene encoding uncharacterized protein LOC135628341, with translation MAMVLDAFVNTFIEKLADLIKDRVVMMSEVDDELQKLKESLETIICLLKDAERKKIQDSAINRWVRKLKDVMYEADDIIDLCKAEDGRPAEEEPPSTSLGQRVRCGSPLLSCFGSVPFRYQIGIRIRDLNDRLQHLSNDHLSFKLASINRQASISAITSKTSPLLPPDTTGSVICNATDNLVDSLNEGNGQSRLLFAITGMGGIGKTTLAQNIFNDSRIIDKYQIRLWVCVSQKYSEIDLLKQMIRGAEIDHGQATERAELEPMLRRAIEGKSVFLVLDDVWRADVWVNLLRTPLSSAMAIRRILITTRDRKIANQMGAVHIHNVKLLREDEGWELLCRSASLQRKKDTQDLRDIGIGIVRKCHGLPLAIKTMGGILITKEKSRREWEKVLDNDAWTMSKLPEELKGALYLSYEDLPSHLKQCFLYFALFPEDYEFLQEDLVKLWVAEGFVENEGSKFLEETAKEYFTEFTRRSILQPNPGFGSTRISKVHDLLRSLAQFLAEDECAYGNAREIKFPTKQKLRRLSMTEEGNVATLPEVVSRQNCLRTVMLFRSPTTVLNESLVRLRCLRCLSLRGTATGSIPNSIGNLIHLRYLDLCSTSVSRLPETIGQLTNLQVLDLRFCKHLCTLPRGITRLCNLRCLNLFMAPLEHLPAGIMKLKQLNFLSGFVIGERDNVGNRTLSVCDLEELKYLDRLRHLRLDRLERCFSNGTSLLLNKSLLQRLRLSCTSELQYSEEETNQIQHVFDNLKPPPGLDDLIIVGFFGRKIPSWMQSSSLATCFPCLTCLTLTNFASCLQLPPLGELLHLQYLKIIGANSVISIGLEFLGDNAATSTVFFPELKSLVIAKMPNWEEWSLRRGGGGEAEEEIAAAPERPLVLLPNLETLILGKCPKLRSLPQGLLDHATKLRSLFIEGANELKALENMPSLSGLLQTKDCPSLERISNLGALGTLDIIGCPSLVCVEKVDALKRLQMRDAPMERLPEWLPGLVHQPNSSLVVVVVCDVRLLERCIRGGEDWHIVQQIPAISLYADTDRGSRYVHYNKEPVSYNTNFSTECRSRAFILLREDRLYMDLAQRPILEWREGTFVSSSPGMHGTASCGAVPSFSGWDVPRGASLADLIQDRVVMMLEVDDELQKLKESLETIICLLKVAKRKKIQDSAIGSWVSKLKDVMYEADDIIDLCKAEGGILAEEEPSSASLGQRVRRCFPLLSCFVGVPFRYQIGIKIRDLNDRLQHLSNDNLSFNKLASINRQASISVITIKTSPLVPPDITGSDIYKATDNLIGLLNKGNERSCRLFAITGMGGIGKTTLAQKIFNDSRIIDNYEIRLWVCVSKVYSEIDLLKQMIRGAEIDSGQATERAELEPMLRRAIDGKSVFLVLDDIWRADAWVNLLRTPLSSATAIRRILVTTRDGKIANQMGAVHIHNVKLLREDEGWELLCTSASLQRKKDILNLRDIGIGIVRKCHGLPLAIKTMGGVLMTKEKSRGEWEKVLDNGAWTMSKLPKELKGALYLSYEDLPSHLKQCFLYFALFPEDHEFHQEDLVRLWVAEEYIEKEGSRLPEETAEEYYTEFIRRSILQPNPGLGNIKTTKVHDLLLSLARYLAEDECSNVNAREIKFPTKQKIRRLSITEEGNVAIIPEVFSRHNCLRTLMLFRSPTTVLNESLVRLRCLRCLSLRGTATRSIPNSIGDLIHLRYLDLCSTSVSRLPESIGQLTNLQVLDLRSCKHLCTLPRGITRLYNLRCLDLFKAPLEHLPAGIMKLKQLNFLSGFVIGERGNVGNRMLSVCDLEELRSLDRLRHLGLDRLERYSSNGTSLLLNKSLLQRLCLSCTSAAERQYSEEETNQIQHVFDNLKPPPGLDDLIIVGFFGRKNPSWMQSSSLVTCFPCLTCLTLKNFASCLLLPPLGELPHLQYLKIIGANSVLSIGPEFLGDDAPTSTAFFPELKSLIIAKMPNWEEWSLHRGGGEAEEEIAAAPERPRLLLPNLETLILRNCPKLRSLPQGLLDHATKLSSLFIEGANELKAVENLPSPSGLLQTKDCPSLERISNLGALRKLEIIGCPSLVCVEKVDALKRLQMSDAAMERLPEWLSGLVQPPNSSLVVVVVCDVRLLERCIRGGEDWHIVQQIPAVSLYADTDRGSRYVHYNKEPVSYETNSAQSHKMDHGFCEEDLVRFWVAKGFVENDGNNLLEEVTKEFERRSILQPNPELEGFVIGERGNVGHQMLCVCDLEEFKCLDRRRHLRLDRLERCWNMKGNWGG, from the exons ATGGCGATGGTTTTAGATGCTTTTGTGAACACTTTCATCGAGAAGCTGGCAGATCTCATCAAAGACAGGGTTGTGATGATGTCGGAGGTGGATGACGAGCTGCAGAAGCTCAAGGAAAGTCTAGAAACAATTATTTGCCTGCTGAAGGATGCGGAGAGGAAGAAGATCCAAGACTCGGCGATCAATAGGTGGGTGAGGAAGCTGAAAGATGTCATGTACGAAGCTGACGACATTATCGACCTCTGCAAAGCTGAGGATGGCAGACCCGCCGAGGAAGAACCACCGTCGACGTCGTTGGGTCAACGGGTACGCTGTGGCTCCCCTCTTCTCTCATGCTTTGGTAGTGTTCCCTTCCGTTATCAAATTGGTATCAGGATTAGGGACCTGAATGATCGACTCCAACACCTTTCTAATGATCACTTGAGCTTTAAGCTAGCTTCTATTAATCGACAAGCCTCAATAAGTGCCATTACCAGTAAAACTTCTCCGCTTCTGCCGCCGGACACCACCGGAAGTGTCATTTGTAATGCTACAGATAATCTCGTTGACTCGTTGAATGAGGGAAATGGACAATCGCGTCTCCTTTTTGCTATTACGGGCATGGGAGGAATAGGGAAGACCACACTTGCTCAGAATATATTCAATGATTCTAGGATTATCGACAAGTATCAAATCCGATTGTGGGTATGTGTTTCACAAAAATATTCCGAGATCGATCTGTTAAAACAGATGATAAGAGGAGCAGAGATAGATCATGGGCAAGCAACGGAGAGAGCAGAACTAGAACCGATGCTTAGAAGGGCTATTGAAGGAAAGAGCGTCTTTTTGGTGCTCGACGATGTATGGCGAGCGGATGTATGGGTAAACTTACTTCGTACTCCACTGAGCAGTGCAATGGCCATCAGAAGAATTTTGATCACCACCAGAGACAGAAAGATCGCAAACCAGATGGGAGCCGTGCATATCCATAATGTCAAATTGCTGCGTGAGGACGAAGGTTGGGAACTGCTGTGCAGGAGCGCATCGCTACAACGGAAGAAAGATACCCAAGACCTGCGAGATATAGGAATTGGGATTGTTCGGAAATGCCATGGTCTTCCTCTGGCAATCAAGACAATGGGAGGCATTCTAATCACAAAGGAGAAAAGCCGGAGAGAGTGGGAAAAGGTGCTCGACAATGATGCTTGGACTatgagcaagcttcctgaagaacTCAAGGGAGCTCTGTATTTAAGTTACGAGGATTTACCGTCTCATCTCAAACAGTGCTTTCTTTACTTTGCTCTTTTCCCTGAGGACTATGAGTTTCTTCAAGAGGATCTTGTTAAGCTGTGGGTAGCAGAGGGATTCGTAGAAAATGAAGGTAGCAAATTCCTCGAAGAGACAGCCAAGGAGTACTTCACAGAGTTTACGAGGAGGAGCATTCTACAGCCAAATCCAGGGTTTGGAAGTACACGAATTAGTAAGGTGCATGATCTGCTGCGATCGCTTGCTCAATTTTTGGCAGAAGATGAATGTGCCTACGGAAATGCGCGTGAAATAAAATTCCCTACCAAGCAAAAGCTTCGTCGTCTATCGATGACAGAGGAAGGGAATGTGGCAACACTACCTGAAGTTGTATCGAGGCAAAACTGCTTGAGGACTGTGATGCTCTTCAGAAGCCCCACAACGGTCCTAAATGAATCCTTGGTAAGACTCCGGTGTCTCCGCTGCTTGTCTCTCAGAGGAACCGCAACCGGAAGCATCCCAAATTCCATCGGGAACTTAATTCACCTGCGATACTTAGATCTATGCTCTACCAGCGTGTCCAGACTGCCAGAAACAATCGGGCAACTAACCAACCTGCAAGTGTTAGACCTCCGCTTTTGCAAGCATCTGTGCACACTTCCTCGGGGCATTACCAGATTGTGCAATTTGAGGTGTCTCAATCTTTTTATGGCACCGCTAGAACATTTACCGGCAGGGATTATGAAACTGAAACAGCTGAATTTTCTTTCAGGATTTGTGATCGGTGAGCGAGACAACGTTGGTAATCGGACGCTGAGTGTTTGTGATTTGGAGGAGTTGAAGTATCTTGATCGGCTCAGACACCTCAGACTAGATAGGCTGGAAAGGTGCTTCTCTAATGGGACTTCTCTGCTGCTGAATAAATCCCTTCTTCAGAGATTACGTCTCTCCTGCACATCCGAACTACAATATTCCGAGGAGGAGACGAATCAGATACAACATGTCTTTGACAATCTAAAGCCTCCACCAGGATTGGATGATCTTATAATCGTTGGGTTTTTCGGCCGAAAAATTCCAAGCTGGATGCAGTCATCGTCTTTGGCAACTTGTTTTCCTTGCTTGACGTGCCTGACTCTGACAAATTTTGCATCGTGCTTGCAGCTTCCACCACTGGGTGAGTTGCTGCATCTGCAATATCTAAAAATTATCGGTGCAAACTCTGTAATAAGCATCGGGCTGGAATTTCTTGGAGACAACGCAGCAACATCAACTGTGTTTTTTCCTGAGCTTAAATCGTTGGTTATAGCAAAGATGCCAAACTGGGAAGAATGGTCTCtgcgccgaggaggaggaggagaagcggaAGAAGAAATAGCGGCAGCACCAGAGCGGCCACTCGTATTGCTGCCTAATCTCGAGACATTGATTCTTGGGAAATGCCCCAAGCTCAGATCTCTTCCACAAGGCCTGCTGGATCATGCTACCAAATTGAGGTCTTTGTTTATTGAGGGAGCCAACGAGCTGAAAGCCCTGGAGAACATGCCCTCCCTGAGTGGACTACTGCAAACCAAAGATTGTCCTTCTCTGGAGAGGATCTCAAACTTAGGGGCACTCGGGACTCTGGACATAATTGGCTGCCCGTCACTCGTGTGTGTGGAGAAGGTCGATGCACTGAAACGCCTGCAAATGAGAGATGCTCCCATGGAGCGCCTCCCCGAGTGGTTGCCGGGACTGGTGCATCAGCCCAACAGCAGTTTAGTTGTGGTGGTTGTATGCGACGTTCGTCTGCTGGAACGATGCATTAGAGGAGGCGAAGACTGGCACATCGTCCAGCAGATACCTGCCATCAGCTTATATGCAGACACTGACAGAGGAAGTCGATATGTACACTACAACAAGGAGCCCGTCAGCTACAACACCAACTTCAGCACAGA ATGCCGGTCAAGAGCTTTTATACTATTGCGCGAGGATCGGCTGTACATGGATTTGGCGCAGCGACCGATCCTCGAGTGGCGAGAGGGTACCTTCGTGTCGTCGTCGCCCGGAATGCATGGAACGGCATCATGCGGCGCCGTCCCAAGCTTTTCGGGATGGGACGTACCGAGGGGTGCCTCG CTGGCCGATCTCATCCAAGACAGGGTTGTGATGATGCTGGAGGTGGATGACGAGTTGCAGAAACTCAAGGAAAGTCTGGAAACAATTATTTGCCTGCTGAAGGTTGCGAAGAGGAAGAAGATCCAAGACTCGGCGATCGGTAGCTGGGTGAGCAAGCTGAAAGATGTCATGTACGAAGCTGACGACATTATCGACCTCTGCAAAGCGGAGGGTGGCATACTCGCGGAGGAAGAACCATCATCGGCGTCGTTGGGTCAACGGGTACGCCGTTGCTTCCCTCTTCTCTCATGCTTTGTTGGTGTTCCCTTTCGTTATCAAATTGGTATCAAGATTAGGGACCTGAATGATCGACTCCAGCATCTTTCTAATGATAACTTAAGCTTTAATAAGCTAGCTTCTATCAATCGGCAAGCCTCAATAAGTGTCATTACCATTAAAACTTCTCCGCTTGTGCCGCCGGACATTACCGGAAGTGACATTTATAAGGCTACAGATAATCTCATTGGGTTGTTGAACAAGGGAAATGAACGATCGTGTCGCCTTTTTGCTATTACGGGCATGGGAGGAATAGGGAAGACAACACTCGCACAGAAGATATTCAATGATTCTAGGATTATCGACAATTATGAAATCAGATTATGGGTGTGCGTTTCAAAAGTATATTCCGAGATCGATCTGTTAAAACAGATGATAAGAGGAGCAGAGATAGATTCTGGGCAAGCAACGGAGAGAGCAGAACTAGAACCGATGCTTAGAAGGGCTATTGACGGAAAGAGCGTCTTTTTGGTGCTCGATGATATCTGGCGAGCGGACGCATGGGTAAACTTACTTCGTACTCCACTGAGCAGTGCAACGGCTATCAGAAGAATCTTGGTTACCACCAGAGACGGAAAGATCGCAAACCAGATGGGAGCCGTACATATACATAATGTCAAATTGCTGCGTGAGGACGAAGGTTGGGAACTGCTGTGCACGAGCGCATCGCTACAACGGAAGAAAGATATCCTAAACCTGAGAGATATAGGAATTGGGATCGTTCGGAAATGCCATGGTCTTCCTCTGGCAATCAAGACAATGGGAGGCGTTCTAATGACAAAGGAGAAAAGCCGGGGAGAGTGGGAAAAGGTGCTCGACAATGGTGCTTGGACTATGAGCAAGCTTCCAAAAGAACTCAAGGGAGCCCTGTATTTAAGTTACGAGGATTTACCGTCTCATCTCAAACAGTGCTTTCTCTACTTTGCACTTTTCCCCGAGGACCATGAGTTTCATCAAGAGGATCTTGTTAGACTATGGGTAGCAGAAGAATACATAGAAAAAGAAGGTAGCAGGTTGCCGGAAGAGACAGCCGAGGAGTACTACACAGAGTTTATAAGGAGGAGCATTCTACAGCCAAATCCAGGGCTTGGAAATATAAAAACTACTAAGGTGCATGATCTGCTGCTTTCGCTTGCTCGATATTTGGCAGAAGATGAATGTAGCAACGTAAATGCTCGTGAAATAAAATTCCCAACCAAGCAAAAGATTCGTCGTCTATCGATAACAGAGGAAGGGAATGTGGCAATAATACCTGAAGTTTTTTCCAGGCACAACTGCCTGAGAACCTTGATGCTCTTCAGAAGCCCCACAACCGTCCTAAATGAATCCTTGGTAAGACTCCGGTGTCTCCGCTGCTTGTCTCTCAGAGGAACAGCAACCAGAAGCATCCCAAATTCCATCGGGGACTTAATTCACCTGCGATACTTAGATCTATGCTCTACCAGCGTGTCCAGACTACCGGAATCCATCGGGCAACTTACCAACCTGCAAGTGTTAGACCTCCGCTCTTGCAAGCATCTGTGCACACTGCCTCGGGGCATTACCAGATTGTACAATTTGAGGTGTCTCGATCTTTTTAAGGCACCACTGGAACATTTACCGGCGGGGATTATGAAGTTGAAACAGCTGAATTTTCTCTCAGGGTTTGTGATCGGTGAGCGAGGCAACGTTGGTAATCGGATGCTGAGTGTTTGTGATTTGGAGGAGTTGAGGTCTCTTGATCGGCTCAGACACCTCGGACTAGATAGGCTGGAAAGGTACTCCTCTAATGGGACTTCTCTGCTGCTGAATAAATCCCTTCTTCAGAGATTATGTCTCTCCTGCACATCCGCTGCCGAACGACAATATTCCGAGGAGGAGACGAATCAGATACAACATGTGTTTGACAATCTAAAGCCTCCACCAGGATTGGATGATCTTATAATCGTTGGGTTTTTCGGCCGAAAAAATCCAAGCTGGATGCAGTCATCGTCTTTGGTAACTTGTTTTCCTTGCTTGACGTGCCTGACGCTGAAAAATTTTGCATCGTGCTTGCTGCTTCCACCACTGGGTGAGTTGCCGCATCTGCAATATCTGAAAATTATCGGTGCGAACTCTGTACTAAGCATCGGGCCGGAATTTCTTGGGGACGACGCACCAACATCAACTGCGTTTTTTCCTGAGCTTAAATCGTTGATTATAGCAAAGATGCCAAACTGGGAAGAATGGTCTCTGcaccgaggaggaggagaagcggaAGAAGAAATAGCGGCAGCACCAGAGCGGCCACGCCTATTGCTGCCTAATCTCGAGACACTCATTCTTCGTAACTGCCCCAAGCTCAGATCTCTTCCACAAGGCCTGCTGGATCATGCTACCAAATTGAGCTCTTTGTTTATTGAGGGAGCCAACGAGCTGAAAGCCGTGGAGAACCTGCCATCCCCGAGTGGACTACTACAAACCAAAGATTGTCCTTCTCTGGAAAGGATCTCAAACTTGGGGGCACTCAGGAAGCTGGAGATAATTGGCTGCCCATCACTCGTGTGTGTGGAGAAGGTCGATGCACTGAAACGCCTGCAAATGAGCGATGCTGCCATGGAGCGCCTCCCCGAGTGGTTGTCGGGACTGGTGCAACCCCCCAACAGCAGTTTAGTTGTGGTGGTTGTATGCGACGTCCGTTTGCTGGAACGATGCATTAGAGGAGGAGAAGACTGGCACATCGTCCAGCAGATACCTGCCGTCAGCTTATACGCAGACACCGACAGAGGAAGTCGATATGTACACTACAACAAGGAGCCCGTCAGCTACGAAACCAACTCAGCACAGAGTCATAAAATG GATCATGGGTTTTGTGAAGAGGATCTTGTTAGGTTCTGGGTGGCAAAGGGATTTGTAGAAAATGATGGTAACAACTTGCTTGAAGAGGTCACCAAAGAGTTTGAAAGAAGGAGCATTCTACAGCCGAATCCGGAGCTTGAAG GGTTCGTGATCGGTGAGCGAGGCAACGTTGGTCATCAGATGCTGTGTGTTTGTGATTTGGAGGAGTTTAAGTGTCTTGATCGGCGCAGACACCTCAGACTAGATAGGCTGGAAAG GTGTTGGAACATGAAGGGAAATTGGGGTGGCTGA
- the LOC135628605 gene encoding uncharacterized protein LOC135628605, whose translation MMPGVVGHAAVEERRIERQMGCMAGFLQLFDCHHITTGKRHFATHHLHTTPLAESTAPSETSDASSPSFFKKSHPPLSSPEPCPSLLESRFLVDTPARLSHPLPLPVFEVKDGVMSSWKLRDTPRLSLDSRAVVDAKGKLGLGPLEIRTAVRVASVNQSDSSEVAEHRRSPSVVARLIGVETLPSTGSVAEAKPERGELRRSASDSGVPRDAPYYSFVEACSFREPSPQPLEAVPISAEVFFKTVNLDQFRISDAKKLVSPPRPIPLTPLQRRSFFDWEDLFPEPKRSGMLYGEIEKRLRMRGIDEPTKDLETLKQILEALQLKGLLHSKPSAHRTNGRINLIYDFQTGAPVVMMNTASKPPRFPSSEPPPSKSSAGCHSASPVWRKPATVNRSIIIANERTVHRRPLNAAVKKNPQPQRWISTVCSPTSTPKRAGPELLATGSPRSRTPRVTASHKEPVHPLAKDNTSTTISESSISASSPSGFERSKAENRSGRSLLERCDKLLHSITAFARADQVAAVDQQPSPVSVLDSLSYLGEDVSPSPLAKRSIDFKDQTADEREQWSLAAWRNHGDRIDGPGEVDHDYAYVCDVLRVSDRNGDASDAVYTILERRCCRHRGASRAGRLHRRLLFDTVAEILERSRGVCPWEAFSCAGPPQADGGEEVVRQVWTEVRRIREQVAADGQDGAACGAVRKDMAARHAEGWSLPAVEISDAVLLIERLIFKDLVVEIILALADAANESRPLLSRRKLLF comes from the exons ATGATGCCCGGCGTTGTCGGCCACGCAGCAGTCGAGGAGCGGCGCATCGAGCGGCAGATGGGGTGCATGGCCGGGTTTCTCCAGCTGTTCGACTGCCACCACATTACCACCGGGAAGCGCCACTTCGCCACCCACCACCTCCATACTACTCCG CTTGCTGAATCGACGGCGCCGTCGGAGACATCGGATGCTTCGTCGCCGTCGTTCTTCAAGAAGAGCCATCCGCCCCTGTCGTCGCCGGAGCCTTGCCCTTCGTTGCTCGAGAGCCGCTTCCTGGTGGATACACCAGCGCGTTTGTCGCATCCTCTGCCACTCCCCGTCTTTGAGGTGAAGGACGGGGTGATGAGCTCCTGGAAGCTCCGGGACACTCCAAGGCTCTCTCTCGATAGCCGCGCAGTGGTCGACGCGAAGGGAAAGCTCGGCCTGGGCCCGTTGGAGATCCGGACTGCGGTCCGGGTGGCCTCTGTGAACCAATCTGACTCCTCCGAGGTGGCAGAGCATCGGCGTTCCCCGAGCGTCGTCGCGCGGCTAATTGGGGTTGAAACCCTGCCAAGCACCGGCAGCGTAGCTGAAGCGAAGCCTGAACGGGGTGAGCTCCGGCGATCGGCTTCCGATTCCGGGGTTCCCAGAGATGCACCGTACTACAGTTTTGTGGAGGCGTGCTCGTTCCGGGAGCCATCCCCACAGCCTCTCGAAGCCGTCCCGATCTCTGCCGAGGTGTTCTTTAAAACAGTTAATCTGGATCAGTTCAGGATCAGTGACGCGAAGAAGCTTGTGTCGCCGCCGAGACCTATTCCCCTCACACCGCTCCAGCGAAGGAGCTTCTTCGACTGGGAGGACTTGTTCCCGGAGCCGAAGCGGTCGGGAATGCTCTATGGCGAGATCGAGAAGCGGCTGAGAATGCGAGGGATCGACGAGCCGACGAAGGACTTGGAGACTCTGAAGCAAATCCTCGAGGCGCTCCAGCTGAAGGGGCTCCTCCACTCCAAGCCGTCGGCACATCGCACCAACGGCCGCATTAATCTCATCTACGACTTCCAGACCGGCGCCCCGGTCGTCATGATGAACACGGCCTCCAAGCCCCCGCGGTTTCCGTCGAGCGAGCCGCCGCCGTCCAAATCCAGCGCCGGTTGCCATAGCGCTTCGCCAGTCTGGCGCAAACCGGCGACGGTAAATCGGAGTATTATTATAGCAAACGAGCGGACGGTGCATCGAAGGCCGTTAAACGCAGCGGTCAAGAAGAACCCGCAGCCCCAGCGGTGGATCTCGACCGTTTGTTCACCAACGTCCACCCCGAAGAGGGCAGGGCCGGAACTTCTGGCCACCGGATCACCGAGGAGCCGAACGCCGAGGGTGACTGCGTCTCACAAGGAGCCGGTTCACCCACTGGCGAAGGACAATACCTCCACCACCATCTCCGAGAGCAGCATAAGCGCCTCCTCTCCATCAGGCTTCGAG AGATCGAAGGCGGAGAACAGATCAGGCCGAAGTTTGTTGGAGCGATGCGATAAGCTGTTACACAGCATCACGGCGTTTGCGCGAGCGGATCAGGTCGCCGCCGTCGACCAGCAACCGAGCCCCGTATCCGTGCTTGACTCGTTGTCTTACCTCGGCGAGGACGTGTCGCCCTCGCCCCTCGCCAAGCGCTCCATCGATTTCAAAG ATCAAACGGCGGACGAGCGGGAGCAGTGGTCCTTGGCAGCGTGGAGGAATCATGGGGACCGGATCGATGGGCCCGGTGAGGTGGATCACGACTACGCCTACGTGTGCGACGTGCTCCGCGTGTCCGACCGTAACGGGGACGCCTCCGACGCCGTGTACACGATCCTCGAGAGGCGTTGCTGCCGTCACCGCGGCGCCTCCCGTGCCGGCCGCCTTCACCGCCGGCTCCTCTTCGACACCGTGGCCGAGATCCTGGAACGAAGCCGCGGCGTGTGCCCCTGGGAGGCCTTCTCCTGCGCCGGACCTCCGCAGGCGGACGGCGGGGAGGAGGTGGTGCGGCAGGTGTGGACGGAGGTGCGGCGCATCCGGGAACAGGTGGCGGCCGATGGCCAGGACGGCGCCGCGTGCGGGGCCGTGCGGAAGGACATGGCCGCCAGGCACGCCGAAGGGTGGAGCCTGCCCGCTGTCGAGATCTCCGACGCTGTTCTCCTGATCGAGCGGCTGATATTTAAGGATCTCGTCGTCGAGATCATCCTCGCCCTGGCCGACGCCGCCAACGAGTCCCGCCCCCTTCTTTCCCGCCGCAAGCTCCTCTTCTAA